The Hypanus sabinus isolate sHypSab1 chromosome 1, sHypSab1.hap1, whole genome shotgun sequence genome contains a region encoding:
- the LOC132394488 gene encoding protein LRATD2-like yields MGNQVERLTHLSYDEVPTADPAGGDREEPGPRIGVSYIFSVDEDDLEEPVASETRTGEIEESSYDARNEVECSVYYRDQCIYEKRGNIGKSEEGGGADLSTQPPETLLNKCKPGDLVEFVAKNQCPHWVVYVGDFQVVHLHKAEIKNDFLTNASQGRRGRLVNHLYKFKARPPESVVQCALQLVGLKGVQLSWRSSECFAAWCRCGRREFKAGGELRIGKQPYRLKIHLSDKVSHTLEFQSLEDLIAERRRSDQLGKLALMQELATHLQTEEQHRTELDAQ; encoded by the coding sequence ATGGGGAACCAAGTGGAGAGACTTACGCACTTGAGCTACGACGAAGTTCCCACGGCTGACCCGGCCGGCGGTGACCGGGAGGAGCCGGGACCGCGCATTGGGGTCTCCTACATCTTCTCGGTGGACGAGGACGATTTGGAGGAGCCCGTGGCGAGCGAAACGCGGACGGGGGAGATCGAGGAGAGCAGTTACGATGCGCGCAACGAAGTAGAGTGCTCCGTCTACTACAGGGACCAGTGCATCTACGAAAAGAGGGGCAATATCGGCAAGAGCGAAGAAGGAGGAGGGGCCGACCTGTCTACGCAGCCCCCCGAGACACTGCTTAATAAATGCAAACCCGGCGACCTGGTGGAATTCGTGGCAAAGAACCAGTGCCCGCACTGGGTCGTGTACGTGGGCGACTTCCAAGTGGTGCATCTGCACAAAGCGGAGATCAAGAACGATTTCTTGACCAACGCCAGCCAGGGCAGGAGGGGCCGACTGGTTAACCACCTGTACAAGTTCAAAGCCCGGCCTCCCGAGAGCGTGGTGCAATGCGCCTTGCAGCTGGTGGGACTCAAGGGGGTCCAGCTGAGCTGGAGGAGCTCCGAGTGCTTCGCCGCCTGGTGCCGGTGCGGCAGGAGGGAGTTTAAGGCAGGGGGCGAGCTGAGAATCGGTAAGCAGCCTTACCGCTTGAAAATCCACCTGAGCGACAAGGTGAGTCACACGCTGGAGTTCCAGAGTCTCGAAGACCTGATCGCCGAGAGGAGGAGGAGCGACCAACTCGGCAAATTGGCCCTGATGCAAGAGCTAGCCACACATCTGCAGACGGAGGAGCAGCACAGGACTGAACTCGACGCACAATGA